The Nicotiana tomentosiformis chromosome 2, ASM39032v3, whole genome shotgun sequence genome includes the window ATGGACCGAGGCACCGTGCTAAAGGTCCAACAAACATTTTACTATATAAATTTTCACGAATTAAGCAGTACCAGGCAGCTTTCAGTCGTAGAAATTATAATTTCTTCTTATCTTCAGGTAAGATACCATACTACAAAAAGTTCACAAATTCacttctccaatcccaagttaaattattaaaatttacctcactcttggtttgatcgagtgctgaatgaaataaaTGTATCACAATGgcattttctgcatttgttaCTTCCGCGACAGATGCAAGATTTGCCAAcacatctgcttctgcattttcctcCCTGGGCATTTGCATGGCTTTCCATGTCTGAAATTGTCCAAGCAATTCTCACCCCTTTTATAGGTATTACTGCATTCGCGTCTCTCTTGCCATGTAAGTCCCCTGCATTTTATTAACCACTAGTTGCGAGTCACCTTTGATCACAATTTGTTTGATACTAAGTTCTCGTGCTAATCCAAGCCTGCAATCACAACTTCATACTCTGCCTCATTGTTGGTGATTGGATAACATTTTATTGATTGTCTTATGACTTCACCTGAGGGTGGAATTAAAACAATTCCTAAACTTGCTCCTTTAACATTTGAGGAATCGCGAGTAAACAGGGTCCAAGTCCCCTGATTAGCTCCGGTAAACACTTGTAGTTCCATCTCTGCTTCAGGAACTAAATTCGTGCTAAAATCCTCTACAAAATCAGCTAACACCTGCGATTTTATTGCAGTTCTAGGCTGATATATGATATCATACTCACTGAGTTCTATTGCCCATTTAGCTAACCTACTTCCTAATTCATGTTTATGCACTATGTTTATTAGGGGAAAAGCCGTTATAATAGAAATATGATGATATTTAAAGTAACATTGTAACTTCCTAGATGTCATAATTAACGCTAAAGCAAGCTTTTATAGGTGTGAATACCATGTCTCAGCATCTAGTAAAgacttactaacataataaattggggaTTGTTTACCTTTATCTACGCGTACCAACACCGCACTTACTGCTACTTCTGACACATCAATGTAAATGAGCAATCTTTCACCGTCTTTAGGTTTGGCTATCAAAGGCGGATTTGATAGATATGACTTAAGGTCCTTGAGAGCTTGTTGGCACTCGtcagtccattcaaactgattttgcATTTTCAGCACTATAAAGAATTTAAAACTTTTTTCTGGTGACTTTGATATAAATCTTCCCAGAGCTGTTATCCTGTATTTTAATCTCTACACTTCTTTCTTGCTCGTGAGTATATCTAGAATCTCCTCAATAGCTTTGATCTGTGCGGGATTTACTTCAATACCTCTATTAGAAACAAGAACACCTAAAAACTTACATGAAGCCACgccaaaagcacatttttcggggtttaacttcatgttgtacttgcggaGAATCTTAAAGATGTCTGACAAGTGTTGAAAATGATTCCCCGCCTGTGTTGACTTGATCAACATATCGTCTATGTAAACTTTCATGATTTTTCCCAGatgttcttgaaatattttagtCACCAATATTTGATATGTGGCTCCAGTATTTTTCAAGCCAAATGGCATGACTTTGTAATAGTAAGTCCCCCTGTCTGTGatgaatgaagttttttcttcatcTAGAGGGTCCATTTTTATTTGGTTATAACCTGAATATGCGTCTAATAAAAGTTCATGACCTACAGTAGAATCAATTAACTAATCTATATGTTGTAAAGAGAATGAATCTTTAGGACAAGCTTTATTTAAATGAGCATAGTCTACCCAAACTCGCCATTTTTCTATTCTTTTTTGGAACCACAACGTTATTAGCTAACCACTTGATTTTTGAAGGACCCTTGCTTTCTTTTCTTCTACTTGACAGGTAGGTGTAAAGGATCCTCATTCAGCTTATGAGTCATCACCTCCAgtggtatacctgtcatatctgagtGCGATCAAGCAAAGCAATATGCATTAGCACgtaaaaattcaattaacttacctttcatttcTGGGCTCAAATTTGCTCTGATGTAAACTTTTCTGTCTGGCCAGTGGACAAATAATATTATAGCTTCGAGCTTCTCGGTAgttgttttaatattttcatttttttctggCTCTTGAATCACATCGGGTCTCGAGACAACATCAATATGTCCTTGTGTGTATTCAGTTGAGGTTTTCACAACAATGTCCTCAACCGAATTCTGTAATTGCTATTTCGCATCTGCATCACTAGCTACCGTGCTTGCGATCACCACTGCATTGATACTTTGTG containing:
- the LOC138905264 gene encoding uncharacterized protein → MQNQFEWTDECQQALKDLKSYLSNPPLIAKPKDGERLLIYIDVSEVAVSAVLVRVDKGSRLAKWAIELSEYDIIYQPRTAIKSQVLADFVEDFSTNLVPEAEMELQVFTGANQGTWTLFTRDSSNVKGASLGIVLIPPSGEVIRQSIKCYPITNNEAEYEVVIAGLD